From the Roseibium sp. HPY-6 genome, one window contains:
- a CDS encoding substrate-binding domain-containing protein translates to MKFTTLVSATALAVASTAFVGAAQARDQVQVAGSSTVLPYASIVAEAFGENTDFPTPVVESGGSSAGLKRFCEGVGENTIDVANASRKIREKEIKACAEAGVKDIIEVRIGYDGIVFASQKDGPAFTAFEPVDVFNALGAKVLKDGEIVDNPYNKWSEFNSELPDVDIAAFIPGTKHGTREVFEEKVLAVGCEESGALKAMMDGGMSEDDAEDACIAVRRDGKSVDIDGDYTETLARIDTNSNGIGVFGLAFYENNTDKLKVATMSGIAPSTETIASGEYPVSRPLYFYIKKAHIGVIPGLKEYAQFFIADEIAGPQGPLAQYGLVSDPELAAVQASVANEETMK, encoded by the coding sequence GTGAAATTTACGACCCTCGTAAGCGCAACGGCTCTCGCTGTTGCTTCCACTGCATTCGTTGGCGCAGCTCAGGCTCGTGACCAGGTTCAGGTTGCAGGTTCTTCTACAGTTCTTCCGTACGCTTCCATCGTTGCTGAAGCTTTTGGCGAAAACACCGACTTCCCGACACCTGTCGTTGAGTCCGGTGGTTCTTCCGCAGGCCTGAAGCGCTTCTGTGAAGGTGTTGGCGAAAACACCATCGACGTTGCCAACGCTTCCCGCAAGATCCGCGAAAAAGAAATCAAGGCATGTGCCGAAGCTGGTGTCAAAGACATCATCGAAGTGCGCATCGGCTATGATGGAATCGTGTTCGCGTCTCAAAAAGACGGTCCTGCTTTCACAGCTTTCGAACCGGTTGACGTTTTCAACGCGCTCGGCGCTAAAGTTCTGAAGGACGGCGAGATCGTCGACAACCCTTACAACAAGTGGTCTGAGTTCAACTCTGAACTGCCGGATGTCGACATTGCGGCCTTCATTCCGGGCACAAAGCACGGCACACGTGAAGTCTTCGAAGAGAAGGTTCTGGCTGTTGGTTGTGAAGAGTCCGGTGCCCTGAAGGCAATGATGGATGGTGGCATGTCCGAGGACGATGCTGAAGACGCCTGCATCGCAGTCCGTCGCGACGGCAAGTCCGTTGACATCGACGGTGACTACACCGAGACGCTTGCCCGCATCGACACCAACTCGAACGGCATCGGTGTCTTTGGTCTCGCATTCTATGAGAACAACACCGACAAGCTGAAAGTCGCCACCATGAGCGGCATTGCTCCGTCCACCGAGACGATCGCTTCCGGCGAGTATCCGGTTTCCCGTCCGCTGTACTTCTATATCAAGAAGGCACATATCGGCGTGATCCCGGGCCTGAAAGAGTACGCTCAGTTCTTCATCGCTGACGAAATTGCTGGTCCGCAGGGCCCGCTGGCTCAGTATGGCCTGGTATCCGATCCGGAACTGGCAGCTGTTCAGGCGTCCGTCGCCAACGAAGAGACAATGAAGTAA
- the pstC gene encoding phosphate ABC transporter permease subunit PstC encodes MPLFWLILIVLAIAGVGYVLGRSRAMSSAGGELSALHSLPSYYGANVAMKVVVPAFLLLIVWLLAQPFYVNNVISGMIPETSIAEGSSRGLVLAEVRRAARGLDNAVATGAMTEQFARNARADFADISTRLRDAGQIVTSEITQPILRAAQRYRILNATGNLIMSIAVILVALFAAFWAIRETNAEFRARNVVEQGVKAILIAAASIAILTTIGIVLSLVFNTWEFFRLYPASDFFFGLTWSPSFSGRGSSSQLGILPLLWGTLYISIVALLVAVPIGLFAAVYLSEYAGPKVRAVAKPLLEVLAGIPTIVYGLFALLTVGPLLLSVFGNEGLGIMQAGTAVMTAGLVMGIMLIPFVSSLSDDIINAVPQAMRDGSYGLGATKSETVRQVILPAALPGIVGAILLAASRAIGETMIVVLGAGAAARLSLNPFEAMTTVTAKIVSQLTGDADFASPVALVAFALGMTLFVITLGLNIVALYIVRKYREQYD; translated from the coding sequence ATGCCTTTGTTCTGGCTCATCTTGATCGTGCTTGCCATCGCTGGGGTGGGGTACGTTCTGGGGCGGTCGCGGGCCATGTCCAGTGCTGGGGGAGAGCTGTCAGCTCTGCATTCCCTACCGTCCTATTACGGGGCAAACGTAGCAATGAAGGTGGTTGTCCCTGCCTTTCTGCTCCTCATTGTATGGCTGCTCGCGCAGCCATTTTACGTTAACAACGTCATTTCCGGTATGATCCCTGAAACGTCGATCGCAGAAGGATCGTCCCGCGGGCTTGTTCTTGCCGAGGTACGCCGCGCTGCGAGAGGCCTCGACAACGCTGTTGCAACGGGCGCGATGACCGAGCAATTCGCGCGCAATGCCCGTGCCGACTTCGCGGACATAAGCACGCGTCTCAGAGATGCTGGGCAGATCGTTACATCCGAGATCACGCAGCCGATCCTACGGGCCGCACAGCGGTATCGCATTCTGAATGCGACCGGCAATCTGATCATGTCGATTGCGGTCATTCTGGTCGCACTTTTCGCGGCATTCTGGGCTATCCGGGAAACCAATGCCGAGTTCAGGGCGCGAAACGTCGTTGAACAGGGCGTCAAGGCAATCCTCATTGCGGCGGCGTCTATCGCCATCCTGACCACCATCGGGATCGTGTTGTCTCTGGTGTTCAACACCTGGGAGTTTTTCAGACTATATCCCGCCTCCGACTTCTTCTTCGGCCTGACTTGGTCGCCGAGTTTCTCCGGGCGCGGAAGCTCGTCCCAGCTTGGCATCCTGCCGCTGCTCTGGGGCACCCTCTATATTTCGATCGTCGCGCTCCTCGTTGCCGTCCCGATCGGCCTTTTCGCGGCGGTATACCTGTCCGAATACGCAGGACCCAAGGTGCGCGCCGTCGCCAAGCCGCTGCTTGAGGTGCTGGCCGGTATCCCGACAATCGTTTATGGCCTTTTCGCGCTTCTGACCGTAGGCCCGCTGCTCTTGTCCGTCTTTGGTAATGAGGGCCTCGGAATCATGCAGGCGGGAACGGCGGTCATGACCGCGGGCCTCGTCATGGGTATCATGCTGATCCCGTTTGTGAGCTCGCTGTCGGACGACATCATCAACGCTGTGCCCCAGGCAATGCGCGACGGGTCCTACGGTCTTGGAGCAACCAAGTCCGAAACGGTGCGCCAGGTAATCCTGCCGGCGGCGCTTCCCGGGATCGTGGGTGCGATCCTGCTGGCGGCCTCACGTGCGATCGGTGAAACGATGATCGTGGTCCTCGGTGCCGGTGCGGCTGCGCGCCTCAGCCTCAATCCGTTCGAGGCCATGACAACCGTCACCGCCAAGATCGTCAGTCAGCTGACCGGAGATGCAGACTTTGCGTCGCCTGTCGCGCTGGTTGCCTTCGCGCTTGGCATGACACTCTTCGTGATAACCCTGGGTCTCAATATTGTCGCACTCTATATCGTGCGCAAATACCGGGAGCAGTATGACTGA
- the pstA gene encoding phosphate ABC transporter permease PstA, with protein sequence MTDATLPPETSASPAKAPMQPKSLYALDDLTRKRNAAEKRFQAYGIGAIAIGLFFLVVLAYAIISQGFPAFSRTVVEVEFTLTQEQYDAAEGTLFKTRAYEEIFINALTGQLQESGIETPVEPEAIERIVGKPGGTIREFFRENEDQLGQPVRFDLAASSRVDGYMSGRITREGMTDSRFLMKSDLDVVDNLVEAGVIKTVFNWPFITGADAGVDNAAAAGIGASVIGSFFMMLVVLFLSLPIGVAASIYLEEFAPQNRFTDLIEVNISNLAAVPSIVFGILGLAVFIQFMHLPQSAPLVGGLVLTLMTLPTIIISTRASLKAVPPSIRDAALGVGASKMQAIFHHVLPLAMPGILTGTIIGLAQALGETAPLLLIGMVGFVARGYPDGFIAGFTEPNSAMPAQIYTWAARSDLAFTEKAWGGIIVLLIFLLSMNILAIILRRRFERRW encoded by the coding sequence ATGACCGACGCAACACTTCCTCCCGAGACATCCGCATCGCCGGCGAAAGCTCCGATGCAGCCGAAGTCGCTCTACGCGCTTGATGATCTGACACGCAAACGCAACGCTGCTGAGAAGCGCTTTCAGGCTTACGGCATTGGAGCGATTGCGATCGGGCTGTTCTTTCTTGTCGTTTTGGCCTACGCGATCATCTCGCAGGGATTTCCGGCTTTCTCGCGCACGGTCGTTGAAGTTGAGTTCACTCTGACGCAGGAACAGTACGACGCTGCCGAAGGCACGCTGTTCAAGACAAGGGCCTACGAGGAAATCTTCATCAATGCGCTGACCGGCCAGCTCCAGGAAAGCGGTATTGAAACACCCGTGGAACCCGAAGCCATCGAGCGCATCGTCGGCAAGCCGGGTGGTACGATCCGCGAGTTTTTCCGGGAAAATGAGGACCAACTGGGCCAACCGGTCAGGTTCGACCTTGCAGCATCCTCAAGGGTAGACGGTTATATGAGCGGTCGTATCACCCGTGAAGGCATGACCGACAGCCGCTTTCTGATGAAATCGGATCTGGACGTCGTTGATAATCTTGTCGAGGCTGGCGTCATCAAGACCGTTTTTAACTGGCCTTTCATCACCGGTGCGGACGCCGGTGTGGACAATGCCGCAGCGGCGGGCATCGGCGCTTCGGTGATCGGGTCTTTCTTCATGATGCTGGTGGTTCTGTTTTTGTCGCTTCCGATAGGCGTGGCCGCCTCCATCTATCTTGAAGAATTCGCACCGCAGAACAGGTTCACGGATCTGATTGAGGTGAATATCTCGAACCTGGCGGCCGTTCCTTCTATCGTTTTCGGTATTCTGGGTCTGGCGGTCTTCATCCAGTTCATGCATTTGCCTCAATCTGCGCCGCTGGTCGGCGGCTTGGTCCTGACGCTGATGACGCTGCCGACGATCATTATCTCCACGCGCGCTTCGCTGAAGGCGGTTCCGCCAAGCATCCGGGACGCAGCACTCGGTGTTGGCGCTTCCAAGATGCAGGCGATCTTCCATCACGTGCTGCCGCTGGCGATGCCCGGCATTCTGACCGGAACCATTATCGGGCTGGCACAGGCACTGGGCGAAACGGCACCGCTGCTTCTGATCGGTATGGTCGGGTTCGTCGCGCGCGGTTACCCGGATGGCTTCATCGCCGGCTTCACCGAGCCGAATTCGGCAATGCCTGCACAGATCTACACCTGGGCGGCGCGGTCCGATCTCGCGTTTACTGAGAAAGCTTGGGGTGGAATTATCGTCCTCCTGATCTTCCTCCTCTCAATGAACATTCTCGCGATCATCCTGCGCCGCAGGTTTGAACGCCGCTGGTAA
- the pstB gene encoding phosphate ABC transporter ATP-binding protein PstB, whose translation MNEMPSIEQANEMTESKISANKVQVFYGDTHAIKDVDIEIQPRSVTSFIGPSGCGKSTFLRTINRMNDTIDICRVEGSIKIDNEDIYDPKVDPVQLRAKVGMVFQKPNPFPKSIYDNIAYGPRIHGLARNKAELDDIVSSSLQKAGLWEEVKNRLDEPGTGMSGGQQQRLCIARAIAVSPEVILMDEPCSALDPIATAKVEELIDELRENYTIVIVTHSMQQAARVSQRTAFFHLGILVEEGPTEDIFTNPKDKRTQDYITGRFG comes from the coding sequence ATGAACGAGATGCCGAGTATTGAACAGGCGAACGAAATGACCGAGAGCAAAATATCCGCAAACAAGGTTCAGGTCTTTTATGGCGATACACATGCCATCAAGGACGTGGACATTGAAATCCAACCGCGTTCGGTGACGTCTTTCATCGGCCCGTCCGGCTGCGGCAAGTCGACCTTCCTGCGCACGATCAACCGCATGAACGACACGATTGATATCTGCCGCGTGGAAGGATCGATCAAGATCGACAACGAAGATATCTACGACCCCAAAGTCGATCCGGTGCAGCTTCGGGCGAAGGTCGGGATGGTTTTCCAGAAACCGAACCCGTTCCCGAAGTCGATCTACGACAACATCGCCTATGGTCCGCGTATCCACGGTCTCGCCCGCAATAAGGCGGAACTCGACGACATAGTGTCCTCGAGCCTCCAGAAAGCCGGCCTTTGGGAAGAGGTGAAAAATCGTCTGGACGAGCCCGGAACGGGAATGTCCGGTGGGCAGCAGCAACGTCTGTGCATCGCGCGCGCCATTGCGGTCAGCCCGGAAGTGATCCTGATGGACGAACCTTGCTCGGCCCTTGACCCGATTGCCACGGCAAAGGTCGAGGAGTTGATCGATGAGCTGCGTGAGAATTACACCATTGTCATCGTGACGCATTCCATGCAGCAGGCGGCGCGTGTTTCTCAGCGTACAGCTTTTTTCCACCTGGGTATTCTGGTTGAAGAAGGTCCGACGGAGGACATCTTCACAAATCCGAAAGACAAGCGCACTCAGGATTACATTACTGGCCGCTTCGGCTAA
- the phoU gene encoding phosphate signaling complex protein PhoU — MSEHIVSAYDEELTEMAGKVAEMGGLAERAFADAVAALVSQDHELAKTTVANDERLDTLHQAVEAKLIEMIARRQPMGQDLREITAASRIANDLERVGDLAKNVAKRAIAIDSNLQSKKLAIGVEHMTELALGQLKLVLDAYTQRDAEAARRVQEADAEVDAIYTSLFRELLTYMMEDPRVITQCVHLLFCAKNIERIGDHATNIAENVYYMVTGERLPEDREKLDETTSAG; from the coding sequence ATGTCTGAACACATTGTCTCGGCATATGACGAGGAACTGACGGAAATGGCCGGTAAGGTCGCCGAAATGGGTGGCCTCGCGGAACGCGCCTTTGCCGACGCGGTCGCAGCTCTTGTTTCTCAGGATCACGAACTCGCCAAGACCACTGTCGCAAACGACGAACGGCTCGATACGCTGCACCAGGCGGTTGAGGCAAAATTGATCGAAATGATCGCGCGCCGTCAGCCCATGGGGCAGGACCTTCGCGAAATCACCGCGGCAAGCCGCATCGCCAACGATCTTGAGCGAGTTGGTGATCTGGCGAAAAACGTCGCCAAGCGCGCGATTGCGATCGACAGCAATCTGCAATCGAAGAAGCTGGCGATCGGCGTTGAACACATGACGGAACTCGCGCTCGGCCAGCTAAAGCTGGTACTCGACGCCTACACGCAACGCGACGCGGAAGCAGCTCGCCGGGTGCAGGAGGCCGATGCTGAAGTCGACGCCATCTACACGTCCCTGTTCCGTGAACTGCTGACTTATATGATGGAAGATCCGCGCGTGATCACTCAATGCGTGCACCTGTTGTTCTGCGCCAAGAACATCGAGCGCATCGGTGACCATGCAACCAATATTGCGGAAAACGTCTACTACATGGTCACCGGCGAACGGCTTCCCGAAGACCGTGAAAAGCTTGATGAAACAACAAGTGCTGGCTAA
- the phoB gene encoding phosphate regulon transcriptional regulator PhoB encodes MPKVLIVEDEEPLSLLLRYNLEAEGYQVESCVRGDEAEIRLRESLPDLLLLDWMLPGLSGIELCRRLRAREDTERLPIIMLTARGEEAERIRGLSTGADDYVVKPFSVPELMARVRAILRRASPEVVSTMLRSGDIELDRETHRVRRNTKEIHLGPTEFRLLEFLMTSPGRVFSREQLLDGVWGHDVYVDERTVDVHVGRLRKALNKGKAKDPIRTVRGAGYAFNDQFSIAS; translated from the coding sequence ATGCCGAAAGTGCTGATCGTTGAAGACGAAGAACCGCTCAGCCTTCTCTTGAGATACAATTTGGAAGCGGAAGGGTACCAGGTCGAATCCTGTGTCCGTGGAGACGAAGCCGAAATCCGCCTGCGGGAGAGCCTGCCGGATCTGCTCCTGCTGGACTGGATGCTTCCCGGGCTCTCCGGAATTGAACTGTGCCGGCGCCTGCGGGCACGGGAAGACACCGAACGTTTGCCGATCATTATGCTCACGGCGCGCGGCGAGGAAGCAGAACGTATCCGCGGTCTGTCGACTGGTGCCGATGACTATGTCGTAAAGCCTTTTTCGGTCCCCGAGCTCATGGCAAGGGTGCGCGCAATCCTGCGCCGAGCGAGTCCGGAAGTCGTCTCCACGATGCTCAGGTCCGGTGACATTGAACTCGACCGTGAAACCCACCGTGTTCGCCGTAACACCAAGGAAATACACCTGGGGCCGACCGAGTTCCGGCTTCTTGAGTTCCTGATGACTTCCCCGGGCCGCGTGTTCTCGCGTGAACAGCTTCTGGACGGTGTCTGGGGTCACGATGTTTATGTCGATGAACGTACGGTGGATGTTCATGTTGGCAGGCTGCGCAAGGCGCTCAACAAGGGCAAGGCGAAGGATCCGATCCGGACCGTGCGTGGCGCAGGCTACGCCTTCAATGACCAGTTCTCGATTGCCAGCTGA
- a CDS encoding GcrA family cell cycle regulator — protein sequence MSWTNERVELLKKLWSEGLSASQIAGELGGVTRNAVIGKVHRLGLSGRAKTSSSSAKPRRPRTASPAAGAAPKKPVQQPQMIGATALKVDTSPAPVADIKPELEPMPEMVIPISQRATILTLTERTCKWPIGDPATDDFYFCGRVSDAGVPYCAYHCKIAYQPVADRRRERKTVAQAS from the coding sequence ATGAGTTGGACGAACGAACGGGTTGAACTGCTCAAGAAACTTTGGAGCGAAGGCCTGAGTGCAAGTCAGATCGCAGGCGAACTCGGGGGTGTGACCCGCAACGCCGTGATCGGCAAGGTGCACCGGCTCGGGCTTTCCGGACGTGCAAAGACCTCAAGTTCCAGCGCAAAGCCGCGCCGGCCGCGCACCGCCAGCCCCGCTGCAGGAGCAGCACCAAAGAAACCTGTGCAGCAACCGCAGATGATCGGAGCTACGGCACTCAAGGTGGACACGTCACCTGCACCTGTCGCTGATATCAAGCCTGAGTTGGAACCCATGCCCGAGATGGTCATTCCGATTTCTCAGCGCGCAACGATCCTTACGCTGACTGAGCGGACCTGTAAGTGGCCGATCGGTGATCCTGCGACGGACGATTTCTATTTCTGTGGCCGCGTTTCCGATGCTGGCGTTCCTTATTGTGCATATCACTGCAAGATCGCTTATCAGCCTGTTGCTGACCGGCGCCGCGAGCGAAAGACGGTTGCGCAGGCCTCCTGA
- a CDS encoding aspartate aminotransferase family protein — MSATALFGNYARSNLTFDHGEGVWLVTKDGRRFLDCGSGIAVNSCGHGHPHLVKTLQEQAAKLWHVSNLHQIPDGERLAQRLVEATFADRVLFVNSGAEAMEAAIKCARRYHYDNNEPDRYQIVTFEGAFHGRTLGTIAAGGQAKYLEGFGPKAPGFDQVPAGDLDALKAVIGPHTAALAIEPIQGEGGIREIQPEFLRALRQLCDDNGILLIFDEIQTGVGRTGKLFAYQWAGVSPDIMAVAKGIGGGFPMGACLATERTASALAPGTHGTTFGGNPLAMTVGNAVLDVVLADGFLEEVQKKGLSFKQKLAGLVDSHPKVLDQVRGTGLMLGLRCVVPAAEYVSAARDAGLLAVPAGDNVVRIMPPLTMTEDEISVALERLEQAAIAVEAKLVEGAAE; from the coding sequence ATGTCCGCGACTGCGCTGTTTGGAAACTATGCAAGATCAAATCTGACATTTGATCATGGGGAAGGTGTCTGGCTGGTTACCAAGGACGGCCGACGATTCCTCGATTGCGGTTCCGGCATCGCAGTGAATTCCTGCGGGCACGGCCATCCGCATCTGGTCAAGACGCTTCAGGAGCAGGCAGCCAAACTCTGGCACGTCTCCAACCTTCATCAGATCCCGGACGGCGAACGTCTGGCACAGCGCCTCGTTGAGGCGACATTTGCCGACAGGGTGCTGTTTGTAAATTCGGGTGCAGAGGCGATGGAAGCTGCGATTAAATGCGCGCGGCGGTATCACTATGACAACAACGAACCCGATCGCTATCAGATCGTGACCTTCGAGGGAGCGTTCCACGGCCGGACCCTTGGAACGATTGCGGCCGGCGGCCAGGCGAAATACCTGGAAGGGTTTGGTCCCAAGGCACCGGGTTTCGACCAGGTCCCGGCAGGAGACCTGGATGCGCTCAAGGCGGTCATAGGCCCGCACACGGCGGCGCTTGCAATTGAACCGATCCAGGGTGAAGGCGGCATTCGTGAAATCCAACCGGAATTCCTGCGCGCGCTGAGGCAGCTTTGCGACGACAACGGCATCTTGCTGATCTTCGACGAGATCCAGACGGGTGTTGGACGCACTGGAAAACTCTTCGCCTACCAATGGGCCGGTGTGAGCCCGGACATCATGGCCGTCGCAAAGGGCATCGGTGGCGGCTTTCCAATGGGAGCGTGCCTAGCAACCGAGCGAACCGCTTCGGCTCTCGCTCCCGGGACCCATGGCACCACCTTCGGCGGCAACCCGCTGGCCATGACGGTTGGCAATGCGGTCCTTGATGTTGTTTTGGCGGACGGGTTTCTCGAAGAGGTGCAGAAAAAGGGCCTCAGCTTCAAGCAGAAACTGGCAGGGCTCGTCGACAGCCACCCAAAGGTACTGGATCAGGTGCGCGGCACGGGTCTCATGCTGGGGCTCAGATGCGTTGTGCCGGCAGCGGAATACGTGTCCGCGGCGCGAGACGCTGGACTGCTGGCCGTTCCAGCTGGTGACAACGTCGTGCGTATCATGCCGCCTTTGACAATGACCGAAGACGAAATCTCTGTGGCACTGGAACGCCTGGAGCAGGCAGCGATCGCGGTTGAGGCAAAGCTTGTGGAAGGAGCGGCCGAATGA
- the argF gene encoding ornithine carbamoyltransferase, translating into MTANAAYRNFLDLTDFEGDELRAILDTARRIKASRNGVRRGEGPLAGKILAMIFEQPSTRTRISFDVGMRELGGETLMLTGAEMQLGRGESIGDTAKVLSRFVDAIMIRILDHGELNELAEHATVPVINGLTKVSHPCQIMADLMTFEEHRGSISGKSIAWTGDSNNVLASWVHAAPRLDFEMRIATPGELAPPQELIDTARAKGGSILVTTDPYEAVKGTDCVITDCWVSMGDDDSQSRHNLLSTYQVNNRLMAEANSDAIFMHCLPAHRGEEVTSEVMDGPNSVVFDEAENRLHAQKGILAWCFGKG; encoded by the coding sequence ATGACTGCCAACGCCGCTTACCGGAACTTTCTGGACCTCACCGACTTCGAGGGAGATGAACTGCGCGCTATTCTGGATACAGCGCGCAGGATCAAGGCGTCGCGAAACGGTGTCCGCCGGGGCGAGGGACCGCTCGCCGGCAAGATACTTGCGATGATTTTTGAACAGCCTTCCACCCGTACGCGGATTTCGTTCGATGTCGGAATGCGCGAGCTTGGCGGTGAGACGCTGATGCTCACCGGCGCGGAAATGCAGCTTGGCCGTGGTGAAAGCATTGGTGACACGGCCAAGGTCCTGTCGCGGTTTGTTGATGCCATCATGATCCGCATTCTCGATCATGGCGAATTGAACGAGCTTGCCGAGCACGCGACTGTCCCGGTGATCAACGGGCTCACGAAAGTCTCGCATCCCTGTCAGATAATGGCGGACCTGATGACCTTCGAAGAGCATCGCGGGTCAATCAGCGGCAAAAGCATTGCCTGGACCGGCGACAGCAACAATGTGCTGGCGTCCTGGGTACACGCCGCGCCACGACTGGACTTCGAAATGCGGATCGCGACGCCGGGCGAACTGGCGCCGCCCCAGGAGCTGATCGACACGGCTCGCGCAAAGGGTGGTTCCATTTTGGTCACGACAGACCCATATGAGGCGGTCAAGGGAACCGATTGCGTGATTACGGATTGCTGGGTGTCCATGGGCGACGACGATTCACAGTCCCGTCACAACCTCCTCAGCACGTACCAGGTAAACAATCGTCTGATGGCCGAGGCAAACAGCGACGCTATCTTTATGCATTGTCTTCCGGCGCATCGCGGCGAGGAGGTTACCTCCGAAGTCATGGATGGTCCCAATTCCGTGGTTTTTGACGAAGCCGAGAACAGGCTCCATGCCCAAAAGGGCATTCTTGCCTGGTGTTTCGGCAAAGGTTGA
- a CDS encoding Hsp33 family molecular chaperone, translated as MALNLEELGIAPAGLDAVRPFAVEELDVRGRAVAFGPVLESILGRHDYPEPVSRLLAEAIVLTGLLGTSLKFDGRFTLQTQTEGPVSMLVVDFASPDAIRACATFDADRVETLAKAGKATPEALLGHGHLAMTIDQGQHMQRYQGLVELDGISLEEVARRYFERSEQIPTEIRLGVGELYTRREGEGHAKTWTAGGILIQFLPEAPERLRQADIDPGDAPEGTLPHEVEEDDAWVEAKFLVDTVKDVELTDPEVSVEMLLFRLFHERGVRLFDAQPLSDKCRCSREKIEGVLAGFREDEIADMTVDGKIVVTCEFCNAKYEFEA; from the coding sequence GTGGCACTGAATCTTGAAGAACTGGGTATCGCGCCCGCAGGGCTGGACGCTGTCCGGCCCTTTGCCGTGGAAGAACTGGATGTACGTGGCCGGGCGGTCGCGTTCGGTCCTGTTCTGGAGAGCATTCTGGGACGGCATGACTATCCCGAACCGGTTTCCCGCCTGCTTGCGGAAGCAATTGTGCTCACGGGCTTGCTTGGAACGTCGCTGAAGTTCGACGGTCGTTTCACCCTGCAGACCCAAACCGAGGGTCCGGTATCGATGCTGGTCGTCGATTTCGCATCCCCCGATGCGATCCGCGCCTGCGCGACATTCGACGCTGACCGCGTAGAAACCCTGGCGAAGGCAGGCAAGGCAACGCCGGAGGCATTGCTGGGGCACGGACACCTGGCCATGACCATTGATCAGGGCCAGCACATGCAGCGATATCAGGGCTTGGTGGAGCTCGATGGCATATCGCTGGAAGAAGTAGCGCGCCGTTACTTCGAACGCTCAGAGCAGATTCCGACCGAGATCCGCCTTGGTGTCGGCGAGCTCTATACGCGCCGAGAAGGTGAGGGCCATGCCAAAACCTGGACAGCTGGCGGTATTTTGATCCAGTTCTTGCCGGAAGCACCTGAGCGCTTGCGTCAGGCGGACATCGATCCGGGAGACGCTCCGGAAGGAACGCTGCCGCATGAGGTCGAGGAAGATGACGCCTGGGTGGAGGCAAAGTTTCTGGTCGACACCGTAAAGGATGTCGAGCTGACCGATCCGGAAGTCAGTGTCGAAATGCTGCTGTTCCGGTTGTTCCACGAACGCGGCGTGCGCCTGTTCGACGCGCAGCCCCTGTCAGACAAATGCCGTTGTTCACGGGAAAAAATCGAAGGTGTTCTTGCCGGGTTCCGGGAAGACGAAATCGCGGACATGACCGTGGATGGCAAGATCGTTGTGACCTGCGAGTTCTGTAATGCCAAATACGAATTTGAGGCGTGA